A single region of the Duganella sp. BuS-21 genome encodes:
- a CDS encoding bifunctional UDP-4-keto-pentose/UDP-xylose synthase: MKKVLILGVNGFIGHHLSKRILETTDWHVYGMDMSTDRIPDLLDHPRMHFFEGDITINKEWVEYHVKKCDVILPLVAIATPSTYVTAPLRVFELDFEANLPIVRSAAKYGKHLVFPSTSEVYGMCHDEEFDPEHSELICGPINKPRWIYSNAKQLMDRVIWGYGMEGLNFTLFRPFNWIGAGLDSIHTPKEGSSRVVTQFFGHIVRGENISLVDGGSQKRAFTDIDDGIDALMKIIANKDGAASGKIYNIGNPVNNYSIRELAGMMLELAHDYPEYAVGAAQVKIVETTAGAYYGAGYQDVQNRVPKITNTCEELDWKPSTSMAAALKKIFDAYRGQVAAAQALME, translated from the coding sequence ATGAAGAAAGTCCTTATTCTCGGCGTCAACGGCTTTATCGGCCACCACCTGTCCAAGCGCATCCTGGAGACCACCGACTGGCACGTGTACGGCATGGACATGAGCACCGACCGCATCCCGGACCTGCTCGACCATCCGCGCATGCACTTCTTCGAAGGCGATATCACCATCAACAAGGAATGGGTGGAGTACCACGTCAAGAAGTGCGACGTGATCCTGCCGTTGGTCGCCATTGCGACGCCATCGACTTACGTGACTGCGCCGCTGCGCGTGTTCGAGCTGGACTTCGAGGCCAACCTGCCGATCGTGCGTTCAGCCGCCAAGTACGGCAAGCACCTGGTGTTCCCGTCGACCTCGGAAGTGTATGGCATGTGCCACGACGAGGAATTCGATCCCGAGCATTCGGAGCTGATCTGCGGCCCGATCAACAAGCCGCGCTGGATCTATTCGAACGCCAAGCAGCTGATGGACCGCGTGATCTGGGGCTACGGCATGGAAGGCTTGAACTTCACGCTGTTCCGTCCGTTCAACTGGATCGGCGCCGGCCTCGATTCGATCCACACGCCGAAGGAAGGTTCTTCGCGCGTGGTGACGCAGTTCTTCGGCCACATCGTGCGCGGCGAGAATATCTCGCTGGTGGACGGCGGCTCGCAGAAGCGCGCCTTCACCGACATCGACGACGGCATCGATGCGCTGATGAAGATCATCGCCAACAAGGATGGCGCGGCCAGCGGCAAGATCTATAACATCGGCAACCCGGTCAACAACTATTCGATCCGCGAACTGGCCGGCATGATGCTGGAACTGGCGCACGATTATCCTGAATACGCGGTCGGTGCGGCGCAGGTAAAGATTGTCGAGACCACGGCGGGCGCGTACTACGGCGCCGGTTACCAGGACGTGCAGAACCGTGTGCCGAAAATCACCAACACCTGCGAAGAGCTGGACTGGAAACCGTCCACCAGCATGGCGGCGGCGCTGAAGAAAATCTTCGACGCCTACCGAGGCCAGGTCGCTGCGGCGCAGGCGTTGATGGAGTAG
- a CDS encoding glycoside hydrolase family 43 protein, producing the protein MKIACHLVAVFAAALLMADVTAAPAFQNPLLMQRADPQVVLHTDGYYYFTATVPEYDRIELRRVKDLNGLATAQAKTVWRQHASGVMSRNIWAPEIHHIDGKWYLYFTAGRADAPFDIRLYVLENASPNPLEGDWIERGQLKTGWESFALDATTFTVGAQRYLAWTQRPASSAKHLTAIYLAKMDGPLAISGPATLLSKPEFAWEKIGFDVNEAPAALVKNGRVFLTYSASATDANYAIGMLTADADADLLDPQAWRKSPLPVFSSSARNGQYGPGHNAFTTTPDGKQDVLVYHARNVEKISGDPLNDPNRHTRAQLIQWRADGTPDFGTPTPDAAPSPTRHSRERGNP; encoded by the coding sequence ATGAAGATTGCTTGCCACTTGGTTGCTGTGTTTGCCGCCGCGCTGTTGATGGCCGATGTGACGGCTGCGCCGGCGTTTCAGAATCCTTTGCTCATGCAGCGCGCCGATCCGCAGGTCGTGCTGCATACGGACGGCTATTATTACTTCACCGCCACCGTGCCGGAATACGACCGCATCGAACTACGCCGCGTGAAGGATTTGAACGGTCTGGCGACGGCGCAGGCGAAGACCGTGTGGCGCCAGCACGCCAGCGGTGTGATGAGCCGGAATATCTGGGCGCCCGAGATCCATCACATCGACGGCAAATGGTATCTATACTTTACCGCCGGCCGCGCGGACGCGCCGTTCGATATCCGCCTGTATGTGCTGGAGAACGCCTCGCCCAATCCGTTGGAAGGCGACTGGATCGAGCGCGGACAATTGAAGACCGGCTGGGAGTCGTTCGCGCTCGACGCCACCACGTTCACGGTGGGCGCGCAGCGCTATCTGGCCTGGACGCAGCGGCCGGCCAGTTCCGCCAAACATCTGACCGCGATCTATCTGGCCAAGATGGATGGCCCGCTCGCCATCAGCGGCCCCGCCACCCTGCTCAGCAAGCCGGAATTCGCGTGGGAGAAAATTGGTTTCGACGTCAATGAAGCGCCGGCGGCGCTGGTAAAAAATGGCCGCGTGTTCCTGACCTATTCGGCCAGCGCCACCGACGCCAACTACGCCATCGGCATGCTGACCGCCGACGCCGACGCCGACCTGCTTGATCCGCAGGCGTGGAGAAAGTCGCCGCTGCCGGTGTTCTCCAGCAGTGCGCGCAACGGGCAGTATGGCCCGGGCCACAACGCCTTCACCACCACGCCGGACGGCAAGCAGGATGTGCTGGTCTACCACGCGCGCAATGTCGAGAAAATCAGCGGCGACCCGCTGAACGATCCCAACCGCCACACGCGCGCCCAGCTGATTCAATGGCGCGCAGACGGCACGCCCGATTTCGGCACGCCGACGCCGGACGCCGCTCCAAGCCCCACCCGTCATTCCCGCGAACGCGGAAATCCATAG
- a CDS encoding GlsB/YeaQ/YmgE family stress response membrane protein encodes MGFIIWLIIGGVLGWLASIVMRTDGQQGLFLNVVVGIIGAVLGGLILAPMIGSGTINDGDYGVASLGVSFVGAIVLLAIVNLLFRGRAR; translated from the coding sequence ATGGGCTTCATTATCTGGTTGATTATTGGCGGTGTCCTGGGCTGGCTGGCGAGCATTGTGATGCGCACCGACGGACAGCAAGGTCTGTTTCTGAACGTCGTGGTCGGTATTATCGGCGCGGTACTCGGTGGCCTGATTCTGGCGCCGATGATCGGCAGCGGCACCATCAATGACGGCGACTACGGCGTGGCCTCGCTGGGCGTGTCGTTCGTCGGCGCCATCGTGCTGCTGGCGATTGTCAATCTGCTGTTCCGCGGTCGCGCGCGCTAA
- a CDS encoding excinuclease ABC subunit UvrA, which translates to MSAFDGYVRVRGAREHNLKNVDVDLPRNALVVFTGVSGSGKSSLAFGTLYAEAQRRYLESVSPYARRLFHQMPVPEVDSIDGLPPAVALQQQRGTPTTRSSVGSVSTLSNSLRMLYSRAGDYPDGQELLYAESFSPNTPQGACPQCHGLGRVYEATERSMVPDDSLTIRERAVAAWPTAWHGQNLRDILVTLGYDVDTPWRDLPRKTRDWILFTDEQPTVPVYAGLTPTETRRALKRKETPSYQGTFTGARKYVLQTFAGTDSQLMKKRVAQYLVSMACPLCEGKRLRREALSITFAGHDISEISRLSLRQLAELMEPYAQRKAPAGKRAKAHPEKLMVTQRICADLLARLGVLLDLGLGYLNLERGTPTLSPGELQRLRLATQVRSSLFGVVYVLDEPSAGLHPADTEALLRALDRLKAAGNSLFVVEHALEVIRHADWIVDVGPKAGQHGGEVLYSGVPQGLKAVAESRTAHYLFGAAQREARTPRAPKGWLKLRDVVRNNLHKLDADFPLGVLTSVSGVSGSGKSSLVSQALIQLVQAQLGQAPTSEPADSTEELLEQDDKSELQGHIVSGMGGLRRLVQVDQKPIGRTPRSNLATYTGLFDHVRKLFAATRAAKARHFDAGRFSFNVAKGRCPHCTGEGFVMVELLFLPSVYAPCPECEGARYNPQTLAIRYREHNIAQVLALTVDAAWEFFEDVTPLRHALDVLRAVGLGYLRLGQPATELSGGEAQRIKLATELQRASKGDTLYVLDEPTTGLHPSDIDLLLQQLHTLVDAGNTVIVVEHNVQVLADSDWMMDVGPGAGEEGGRIVASGPPAEVAEQPASRTAPYLRAVLAA; encoded by the coding sequence GTGAGCGCCTTCGACGGCTATGTCCGCGTGCGCGGTGCGCGCGAACACAATCTGAAAAATGTCGATGTCGATCTGCCGCGCAACGCGCTGGTGGTCTTCACGGGAGTTTCGGGTTCGGGCAAGTCGTCGTTGGCGTTCGGTACGCTGTACGCCGAGGCGCAGCGGAGGTATCTTGAGTCGGTGTCGCCTTACGCGCGCCGGCTGTTTCACCAGATGCCGGTGCCGGAGGTCGATTCCATCGACGGCCTGCCGCCGGCAGTAGCGTTGCAGCAGCAACGCGGCACGCCGACCACGCGATCCTCGGTCGGCAGCGTCAGCACCTTGTCCAATTCCTTGCGCATGCTGTATTCGCGGGCCGGCGATTATCCCGACGGACAAGAGCTTCTCTACGCAGAATCCTTTTCACCAAACACGCCGCAGGGCGCCTGCCCGCAATGCCATGGCCTGGGCCGCGTGTACGAGGCGACCGAGCGTTCGATGGTGCCGGACGATAGTCTCACCATCCGCGAGCGCGCCGTCGCCGCCTGGCCCACCGCCTGGCACGGCCAGAACCTGCGCGACATCCTGGTCACGCTGGGCTACGACGTCGATACGCCGTGGCGCGACCTGCCCAGGAAAACCCGCGACTGGATCCTGTTCACCGACGAACAGCCGACGGTGCCGGTCTACGCCGGCCTGACGCCGACCGAAACGCGCCGCGCGCTCAAGCGCAAGGAGACGCCGAGTTATCAGGGCACCTTCACCGGCGCGCGCAAATACGTGCTGCAAACCTTCGCCGGTACCGACAGCCAGTTGATGAAGAAGCGCGTGGCGCAATACCTGGTCAGCATGGCGTGTCCACTGTGCGAAGGCAAGCGCCTGCGCAGGGAAGCGTTGTCGATTACCTTCGCGGGCCACGACATCAGCGAGATCAGCCGCCTGTCGCTGCGCCAGCTGGCCGAGTTGATGGAGCCGTATGCGCAGCGCAAAGCGCCGGCCGGCAAGCGCGCCAAGGCGCACCCGGAAAAGCTCATGGTCACGCAGCGCATCTGCGCCGACCTGTTGGCGCGCCTGGGCGTGCTGTTGGATCTGGGCCTGGGCTACCTTAACCTGGAGCGCGGCACGCCGACGCTGTCGCCGGGCGAGCTGCAGCGCTTGCGGCTGGCGACGCAGGTGCGTTCCAGCCTGTTCGGCGTGGTGTACGTGCTCGATGAGCCTTCGGCCGGATTGCATCCGGCCGATACCGAAGCGTTGCTGCGCGCGCTGGACCGCTTGAAGGCGGCCGGCAATTCGCTGTTCGTGGTCGAGCATGCGCTGGAGGTGATCCGCCATGCCGACTGGATCGTCGATGTCGGGCCGAAGGCGGGCCAGCATGGCGGCGAAGTGCTGTACAGCGGCGTGCCGCAAGGTTTGAAGGCCGTTGCCGAATCACGCACCGCGCATTACCTGTTCGGCGCAGCGCAGCGCGAGGCGCGCACGCCGCGCGCGCCGAAGGGCTGGCTGAAGTTGCGCGACGTGGTACGCAATAATCTGCACAAGCTGGACGCGGACTTTCCGCTCGGCGTGCTGACCAGCGTGAGCGGCGTGTCCGGTTCGGGCAAATCCAGCCTGGTGAGCCAGGCGCTGATTCAGTTGGTGCAGGCGCAGCTTGGGCAAGCGCCCACGTCGGAGCCGGCCGACAGCACCGAGGAATTGCTGGAACAGGACGACAAGAGCGAGCTTCAAGGGCACATCGTCAGCGGCATGGGCGGCTTGCGGCGGCTGGTGCAGGTGGACCAGAAGCCGATCGGCCGCACGCCGCGCTCCAACCTGGCCACCTACACCGGCCTGTTCGACCATGTGCGCAAATTGTTCGCGGCCACACGCGCCGCCAAGGCGCGGCATTTCGACGCCGGGCGGTTCTCGTTCAACGTCGCCAAGGGCCGCTGTCCGCACTGTACTGGCGAAGGCTTCGTGATGGTGGAGCTGCTGTTCCTGCCCAGCGTGTATGCGCCGTGTCCGGAATGCGAGGGCGCGCGCTACAACCCGCAAACACTGGCGATCCGCTATCGCGAGCACAATATCGCCCAGGTGCTGGCCTTGACGGTGGATGCGGCCTGGGAGTTCTTCGAGGATGTGACGCCGTTGCGCCATGCGCTGGACGTGCTGCGTGCGGTGGGCCTCGGTTATCTGCGGCTGGGCCAGCCGGCCACCGAGCTGTCCGGCGGCGAGGCGCAGCGCATCAAGCTGGCGACCGAGCTGCAACGCGCCAGCAAGGGCGACACGCTGTATGTGCTCGATGAGCCGACCACCGGCCTGCATCCGTCCGATATCGATTTGCTGCTGCAGCAGTTGCATACGCTGGTCGACGCCGGCAACACGGTGATTGTGGTCGAGCACAACGTGCAGGTGCTGGCGGATAGCGATTGGATGATGGATGTCGGCCCCGGAGCGGGCGAGGAGGGCGGCCGTATTGTCGCCAGCGGTCCGCCAGCAGAAGTGGCGGAGCAGCCGGCCAGCCGCACCGCGCCCTACCTGCGCGCGGTGCTTGCAGCGTAA
- a CDS encoding sugar MFS transporter encodes MPAPLSTASSSTLSQPGAASSRAVLSLLTSLFFTWGFITVINNTLLPHLRSVFDLNYTQTTLIESVWFIAYFFASIPSARLIERIGYQKSMVFGLGMMAVGALLMIPAARLPSYGVTLCALFVIACGITLLQVSANPYVAVLGSPETASSRLNLVQAFNSLGATLAPLFGAYLILGRSASGTAEAGHVLTQAEKLADAQAVQLPYLIVAGVLVILALVISRFPMPKMHHGATTRVSDAERQKLSLWKHRNLVFGIPAIFIYLIAEIGVANLFINFTAQPEIGGLSHEQGAHYLFLLWGGMLVGRFIGAWAMNKTTAERVLAFCSIGAFIVMLVAALGTGSVAMWALISVGLFHSVMFPTIFTLGIKGLGPMTEEGAGLLIMAIAGGALVVVQGWLADTIGLQLSFLLTAACELYVLFYAVWGSKATNAFVDTK; translated from the coding sequence ATGCCCGCTCCACTCTCCACCGCTTCCAGTTCCACGCTGTCGCAGCCCGGCGCCGCCAGTTCGCGCGCCGTTCTGTCGCTGCTCACCAGCCTGTTCTTCACCTGGGGCTTCATCACCGTTATCAACAATACGCTGCTGCCGCACCTGCGCAGTGTGTTCGACCTGAACTACACCCAGACCACGCTGATCGAATCGGTGTGGTTTATCGCCTACTTCTTCGCTTCGATTCCGTCCGCCCGCCTGATCGAGCGCATCGGCTACCAGAAATCGATGGTGTTCGGCCTCGGCATGATGGCCGTCGGCGCCCTCTTGATGATTCCGGCCGCGCGCCTGCCGTCCTACGGCGTCACGCTGTGCGCGCTGTTCGTCATCGCCTGCGGCATCACGCTGCTGCAAGTGTCGGCCAATCCTTACGTTGCGGTGCTCGGCTCGCCGGAAACCGCGTCCTCGCGTCTCAACCTGGTGCAGGCCTTCAACTCGCTGGGCGCCACACTGGCGCCGCTGTTCGGCGCTTACCTGATCCTGGGCCGTTCGGCCTCCGGCACCGCCGAAGCGGGCCACGTGCTGACCCAGGCTGAAAAACTGGCCGACGCCCAGGCCGTGCAGCTGCCCTACCTGATCGTGGCCGGCGTGCTGGTGATCCTGGCGCTGGTCATCTCACGCTTCCCGATGCCGAAAATGCACCACGGCGCCACCACCCGCGTCTCCGACGCCGAGCGTCAGAAGCTGTCGCTGTGGAAGCACCGCAATCTGGTGTTCGGCATTCCGGCCATCTTCATCTACCTGATCGCTGAAATCGGCGTGGCCAACCTGTTCATCAACTTCACCGCGCAGCCGGAAATCGGTGGCCTCAGCCACGAGCAAGGCGCGCACTATCTGTTCCTGCTGTGGGGTGGCATGCTGGTCGGCCGCTTTATCGGCGCCTGGGCCATGAACAAGACCACCGCTGAACGCGTGCTGGCCTTCTGCTCGATCGGCGCATTCATCGTGATGCTGGTCGCGGCGCTGGGTACCGGCAGCGTGGCCATGTGGGCGCTGATCTCGGTCGGCCTGTTCCACTCGGTGATGTTCCCGACCATTTTCACGCTCGGTATCAAGGGCCTGGGCCCGATGACCGAAGAAGGCGCCGGCCTGCTGATCATGGCGATCGCCGGCGGCGCGCTGGTGGTGGTGCAAGGCTGGCTGGCCGATACCATCGGCCTGCAACTGTCCTTCCTGCTGACGGCTGCCTGCGAACTGTATGTGCTGTTCTACGCAGTATGGGGCTCGAAAGCCACCAACGCCTTCGTCGACACCAAGTAA
- a CDS encoding LysR substrate-binding domain-containing protein has protein sequence MKRQFDDVLLGSIELFCLAAELSSFTAAAAAAGVTPAAVSRSVARLEERLGVRLFVRTTRQIRLTDSGRVYFGQCRQALSQLTEAERQVTGAQVQPSGPLRISAPTPYAHYRLLPLLGEFRRKYPDVTIDIHVSNRNIDFADEGYDLAIRGRAPADSNLIARQLEDAELVLVAAPAYLKRAGTPQTLDDLASHECIQFDLPSTGKRIPWPFMQDGAAVDLATEGGLSCSEDVLGVVTLARAGAGLVQTYRFIVEQDLASGALVELLPQHGGASRPFFLLYPHARHLSLRVRTFVDFLMAR, from the coding sequence ATGAAACGCCAATTCGATGATGTTCTGCTCGGCAGCATAGAGCTGTTCTGCCTGGCCGCCGAGCTGTCCAGCTTTACCGCCGCTGCGGCCGCGGCCGGGGTCACGCCGGCCGCCGTCAGCCGTTCGGTGGCGCGGCTCGAGGAGCGGCTGGGCGTGCGCCTGTTCGTGCGCACCACGCGCCAGATCCGCCTGACCGACAGCGGCCGCGTCTACTTTGGGCAGTGCCGCCAGGCGCTGTCCCAGCTGACCGAGGCGGAACGCCAGGTCACCGGCGCGCAGGTCCAGCCGTCCGGCCCGCTGCGCATCAGCGCACCCACGCCATATGCGCACTACCGCCTGTTGCCGCTGCTGGGCGAATTCCGCCGAAAATATCCGGACGTCACCATCGACATCCACGTCAGCAACCGCAACATCGATTTCGCCGACGAAGGCTATGACCTGGCGATACGCGGCCGCGCGCCGGCCGACTCCAACCTCATCGCCCGCCAGCTGGAAGACGCGGAATTGGTGCTGGTCGCCGCGCCCGCCTACCTGAAGCGCGCCGGCACGCCGCAAACGCTGGACGACCTCGCCAGCCACGAGTGCATCCAGTTCGACCTGCCCAGCACCGGCAAGCGCATTCCCTGGCCGTTCATGCAGGACGGCGCGGCGGTCGATCTGGCGACCGAAGGCGGCTTGAGCTGCTCCGAAGATGTGCTGGGCGTCGTCACGCTGGCGCGCGCCGGCGCCGGCCTGGTGCAGACCTACCGTTTCATCGTGGAACAGGATCTGGCCAGCGGCGCACTGGTCGAATTGCTGCCGCAGCACGGCGGCGCCTCGCGGCCATTCTTCCTGCTGTACCCGCATGCGCGCCACCTGTCGCTGCGGGTGCGCACCTTCGTGGATTTCCTGATGGCGAGGTGA
- a CDS encoding SDR family oxidoreductase, with protein sequence MNKTVIVTGASSGIGFAIAEAYLKRGYNVVGNARTIERLKVAADRLGNPANFVLVPGDISLAATAKALFGRAVEAFGKVDILINNAGIFIAKPVTDYTEQDLDDLLNTNLKGVFFPTQQAAAHMSANKSGHIVNITASIAMQPNVKVPALLPVLIKGGLNNATRGLAIELAASNVKVNAVAPGIIATPMHSEDEATQSFFRTLAPTGTSGVTDDVVNAVLYLTESNFTTGTILPVDGGGSAGTW encoded by the coding sequence ATGAACAAGACTGTTATTGTTACCGGCGCATCGAGCGGCATTGGTTTTGCCATCGCCGAGGCTTACCTGAAACGCGGTTACAACGTGGTGGGCAACGCCCGCACCATCGAGCGCCTGAAAGTGGCGGCGGACAGGCTGGGCAATCCGGCCAACTTCGTGCTGGTGCCTGGCGATATTTCTCTGGCCGCCACCGCCAAGGCGCTGTTCGGGCGCGCCGTCGAGGCGTTCGGCAAGGTGGACATCCTGATCAACAATGCCGGCATCTTCATCGCCAAGCCGGTCACCGATTACACGGAACAGGATCTGGACGACCTGCTCAACACCAACCTGAAAGGCGTGTTCTTCCCGACGCAGCAAGCGGCCGCCCACATGAGCGCCAACAAGTCCGGCCATATCGTCAACATCACGGCGTCGATTGCCATGCAGCCGAATGTCAAAGTGCCGGCCCTGTTGCCGGTGCTGATCAAGGGCGGCCTGAACAACGCCACGCGTGGCTTGGCCATCGAGCTGGCCGCGTCCAACGTCAAGGTCAACGCAGTGGCGCCCGGCATCATCGCCACGCCGATGCACAGCGAAGACGAAGCCACCCAATCGTTCTTCCGCACGCTGGCGCCGACCGGCACCAGTGGCGTGACCGACGACGTGGTGAACGCCGTGCTGTACCTGACCGAATCGAACTTCACCACCGGCACCATTCTGCCGGTCGATGGCGGCGGCAGCGCCGGCACCTGGTAA
- a CDS encoding 4-oxalocrotonate tautomerase family protein, with translation MPYVNIRVTNEGVTPAQKQELIEGATDLLQKVLNKDPATTFVIIDEVETDNWGVNRENITTRRQREKAAK, from the coding sequence ATGCCATATGTAAATATTCGCGTTACCAATGAAGGCGTCACGCCCGCTCAGAAGCAGGAACTGATCGAAGGCGCCACCGACTTGCTGCAAAAGGTGCTGAACAAGGACCCGGCCACCACCTTCGTCATCATCGACGAGGTCGAGACCGACAACTGGGGTGTGAACCGGGAAAACATCACCACGCGCCGCCAGCGCGAGAAGGCGGCAAAATGA
- a CDS encoding DsbA family protein, translated as MKLLYVGDPMCSWCYGFGKEMSELLAMHPELELEIIVGGVRAGATDVLDQAGKEFRLEHWVRVEANSGLPFNREALMARENFVYDTEPICRAVVTARRLAPQADLLAVFRALQQAFYVDGLDTTDGRVLAGVVGAQLRLDVEAVLRVWEDSATVAETKADFARARSLGVRSFPALLLDTDKGIVEVSGGYAHVAQLEQNLQKALAR; from the coding sequence ATGAAGCTGCTGTACGTGGGCGATCCCATGTGCTCGTGGTGCTATGGCTTCGGTAAGGAAATGAGCGAGCTGCTGGCCATGCACCCTGAGCTGGAACTGGAGATCATCGTCGGCGGCGTGCGCGCCGGCGCGACCGATGTGCTGGACCAGGCGGGCAAGGAATTCCGCCTGGAGCACTGGGTCAGGGTGGAGGCCAATAGCGGCCTGCCGTTCAACCGTGAAGCGCTGATGGCGCGCGAGAACTTTGTCTACGATACGGAGCCGATTTGCCGCGCCGTGGTCACGGCGCGCAGGCTGGCGCCGCAGGCTGATTTGCTGGCCGTGTTCCGCGCGTTGCAGCAGGCGTTTTATGTCGATGGGCTCGACACCACCGATGGCCGCGTGCTGGCCGGCGTGGTGGGCGCGCAGTTGCGGCTGGATGTGGAGGCGGTATTGCGCGTCTGGGAAGACAGCGCTACGGTGGCCGAAACCAAGGCCGACTTCGCCCGCGCCCGCAGCCTGGGCGTGCGCAGCTTCCCGGCCTTGCTGCTCGATACCGATAAAGGCATCGTGGAGGTAAGCGGCGGCTATGCGCATGTGGCGCAGCTGGAGCAGAATTTGCAAAAGGCGTTGGCACGCTGA
- a CDS encoding 4-oxalocrotonate tautomerase family protein, producing MPFVNIRITNEGATAEQKQELIQGVTDLLQKVLNKNPATTFVIIDEVETDNWGVAGTAVTTLRKRAAEAKAGS from the coding sequence ATGCCATTCGTCAACATCCGCATCACCAATGAAGGCGCAACCGCCGAGCAGAAGCAGGAACTGATTCAGGGCGTGACCGATCTGCTGCAAAAGGTGCTGAATAAAAACCCGGCCACCACCTTTGTCATCATCGACGAAGTGGAAACCGACAACTGGGGCGTGGCCGGCACCGCCGTCACCACCCTGCGCAAGCGCGCGGCGGAGGCGAAGGCGGGTTCATAA
- a CDS encoding MFS transporter: MKSSPSLAILLACSFAFIIVQLDVTIVNVALPEIGRELQAGVSQLQWVVDAYTLGFAVCLLSAGAMGDRFGSRRVFLGGFALFTLASLACAVAPDALSLNLARAAQGVGAALLVPSSLSILNAVYAHDRTMLAKAIAWWTAAGGVSIAAGPVLGGLLMSVFGWRSIFWVNIPICVLGFWLTLRVVPALRHSGPARSFDLPGQLLAVIALTAFIGAVIETHALGLTHPAVLIALVVAVAAGVQFIRVEQRSAAPMLPLQLFKLAGFTPAVLFGVFVNFAYYGVIFVLSFYLQTVRGFSVLHAGLIFLPLTGTFLFANITSGWLQARVGSRKPMIIGGVIGGSGYALLGIFGISETASFWAMLPGLALIPAGMGLAVPAMTTAILASVNKQQAGTASAVLNTARQVGGAMGVAVYGALVATPATAAILAGIEAAMAISTTLLLAGALLAVYGIAAHAAPAALKTAN, translated from the coding sequence GGCGTCAGCCAGCTGCAATGGGTGGTGGACGCCTATACGCTGGGCTTTGCCGTGTGCCTGCTCTCGGCCGGGGCGATGGGCGACCGCTTCGGTTCGCGCCGCGTATTCCTCGGCGGCTTTGCGCTGTTCACGCTGGCATCGCTGGCCTGCGCGGTGGCGCCCGATGCACTGTCGCTCAACCTGGCGCGTGCGGCGCAAGGCGTCGGCGCGGCGTTGTTGGTGCCGAGTTCGCTGTCCATCCTCAACGCCGTCTACGCGCATGACCGCACGATGCTGGCCAAGGCCATCGCCTGGTGGACAGCGGCGGGCGGCGTCTCGATCGCGGCCGGCCCGGTGCTGGGCGGCTTGCTGATGTCGGTGTTCGGCTGGCGCAGCATCTTCTGGGTCAACATCCCGATCTGCGTGCTCGGCTTCTGGCTGACCTTGCGCGTGGTGCCGGCGCTACGCCACAGCGGCCCGGCGCGCAGCTTCGACCTGCCGGGACAACTGCTGGCCGTGATCGCGCTGACCGCCTTCATCGGCGCGGTGATTGAAACCCATGCGCTGGGCCTGACACATCCGGCTGTGCTCATTGCGCTGGTGGTGGCGGTGGCGGCCGGCGTGCAATTCATCCGCGTCGAGCAACGCAGCGCCGCGCCCATGCTGCCGCTGCAGCTGTTCAAGCTGGCGGGCTTCACGCCGGCGGTGCTGTTCGGCGTGTTTGTCAACTTCGCCTACTACGGCGTAATCTTCGTGCTGAGTTTTTACCTGCAAACAGTGCGCGGCTTTTCGGTGCTGCACGCCGGGCTGATCTTCCTGCCGCTGACCGGAACCTTTTTGTTCGCCAACATCACCAGCGGCTGGCTGCAGGCGCGGGTTGGCTCGCGCAAGCCGATGATCATCGGCGGCGTGATCGGCGGCAGCGGTTACGCGCTGCTGGGCATCTTCGGCATTTCCGAAACGGCGAGCTTCTGGGCCATGTTGCCTGGCCTGGCGCTGATCCCGGCCGGCATGGGTTTGGCTGTGCCGGCCATGACCACCGCCATCCTGGCCTCGGTAAACAAGCAGCAGGCCGGCACCGCTTCAGCGGTGTTGAATACGGCGCGCCAGGTGGGCGGCGCCATGGGCGTGGCGGTGTATGGCGCCTTGGTGGCAACGCCGGCCACAGCTGCTATCCTTGCGGGCATCGAAGCGGCGATGGCCATCTCGACCACGCTGCTGCTGGCCGGCGCGCTGCTGGCGGTGTACGGGATCGCCGCGCACGCGGCGCCGGCAGCACTGAAAACCGCAAACTGA